The sequence TTAGGAGTTGCTCGGGACCACAGTCAACCATCttaaggggagaaaaaaaaaaaccaagcacGATGTAAAAGGACCACAAAGTTTTCTCATCAGCCAGCAGAAGGAAACTGTAGAAAAGTTTGTGTCAGAAGTCTGgataatttattgttttcatcaCAGCACTCCTCCCCTCTCGTCACAGGGGCTTGGGCTTTCTCGTCTCAGTTGTCATCCATGTACATGCGAGTTCAGTCTCTGAATATCAAAGGCTTACATTATCCTTACTTCCATGCAGACACAGGGAGTTCTCAACCCCCCCAAGGCTACAGTGAGGAGTCACTTTACCTTCAGAgatatttaaaggtccagtgtgtaacattaaggaggGGTTAATGGCAGATACTGAATACGCTACACATAATTAAGTTTAAATACGTGTATAATAACTTTAGTTGTTCAGACCGGAGACACTGCGTGTGCGCCGTTGCTGCAttccatcatgtttttaattttcgtttctaattttttttttaagcgtgACGCACGTGGTTCCCAGCAGAAGTAGACAAGAAAAGATGTGTGACGATGATATTGACACCTCTCACTGTAGTTATAGCGTCTAGGCTGAACCTAAATTTGATATCGGTTTAATGTCTGAATAAACAAATATGTGAGAAGTCAGAAAGTGAAGTCACAATCATATTGCTGGTGGGGGGAGAtgtgggagagacagagaaaaagcaCAGGGGCAATGCAGCAGATGATGtctgatgtctttgttatatggagcaaagaaactggaatatattcacatttaagaagctgaaaaatcagaaagcttgttttaattattgaaaaaaacactcaaagtgattcatcgattatcaaaatagttcatgATTactttagtaattgattaattgttggtTGCAGCCCTAGCAGACACGCAACAACATGCAGCACAACACACGCAACGCATCCAGTGTGGAGACCACCACCTTGCTCTGCAATTAttctacagtagcccacagGGACAGCCAGCCAGAAAAGTGTTTCGTACATAGAAGCAGAAGCTaactatgcaaatgaagaagaagaccctttctggtatgtgaaggccactgtagttccacAACACACTTGGGGATAGGAAGGAGTGAGCAGCTTGTTATTCAGCagtctcgccattagatgtcactaattcttacacactggaccattaacCCCATACAGAATTATCCACTAATGACGGTCATCTATTTTTTGTCGCCTTCGGCCTTCAGCTTCCTTTCCCAAAGTTTTTGATTATCAGAGAAACCTTGCTTGCCCTTGTTGAATGAATTCGGTCCCGCAGATGTTGGCGTCTCTCTGAAAAGACAGCAGATAAATCACTTTAGTCTTGGACCCAAATATGTAACATAACTCCATAGATaattatggagaaaaaaaaaaagactaaactttgacaaaaaaacagaggcagaggaaaCAATGAGGAGGGGGCattgtgtgcaagtgtgtaaATACCTGCCGATgttcttcatcctcatctttgCTTCAGGAGGCATCTCCTCAGGTTCACTCTGCATggcaagaaaagaaatatacagttaATCTGTAAAGATTGGTTATAGATATAATATACAACCATGCCATATCTATGTGCATGTGTACTCACATCATCAGAATCGTTAAAAACAGATGCCAGCCCTGGCTTTTTTGGAGGAAGTGATGGTGTGGGCTCTTTTGGTTTCTACAATTGATGGAAGAAGAAAGATTTAGGGAAACggaataaaaccaaacaaccaAGCAGCAACACACTTCCATGAGGAAGAAAACGATATTAGAAATCCTCAAATTTGATTTGTTAAATCAGCTCATCATAAGCACCTGTGCTTCATAGAGGATTTTAATGAATCATTATTAAGTTCTATTATTTCAATCCCTGAGTAACTGTTTCAGCTCACATTAGACATATTTCCGTCAGCctgtttttaatgcatttaCTGCATtgaaacaaaaggacaaaacGGAAAGAGAAAAAGTCAAGTCAAAACTCTTGAGGGAGGTGGAAAATCACTTGACTTAAATATCAATGCAGCGTCACTGCACTGGAAAAATAGTGGAAACAGATGACAGGTGGTATTTGCAGACTAATAATGAAACCACTGCAATGAAGTGCCACCATGGATTAACAGTTAGCACAGATTCTAAGTTTTGAATATATTATTCAAATTTGCTTACATTTTATTGGAAACCAGTTTATTGATAATGATCAAAATATGGCGCGTATGACAGGAATGTTTTGCCTTTTCCTGGCTTGTGGTGGCAGCTCTATGTCTCACAGATGATGGAATTATATCAAATACACAGTCTGTGCAAGCATTTATAGGCACTGTGTACACACTTACCGTTGCTCCAAGTTTGATTGATATCGGGTTGGACTTCTTCGCAGTCGTACTGCTCATGCTAAAGCCTATTTTGG is a genomic window of Solea senegalensis isolate Sse05_10M linkage group LG7, IFAPA_SoseM_1, whole genome shotgun sequence containing:
- the LOC122772764 gene encoding PEST proteolytic signal-containing nuclear protein-like, with the protein product MMADRKHNRRDCADDRGPQEDGGRVKTKPVSCSTVGGEGTAVKRTSHHFTHEDEEEPSADPPAPSKVSKIGFSMSSTTAKKSNPISIKLGATKPKEPTPSLPPKKPGLASVFNDSDDSEPEEMPPEAKMRMKNIGRETPTSAGPNSFNKGKQGFSDNQKLWERKLKAEGDKK